One genomic window of Actinomycetota bacterium includes the following:
- a CDS encoding gamma carbonic anhydrase family protein: MPIYALGKLEPNIDPTAFVHPDAVVIGNVTIGPESSVWPGAVLRADYGSITIGAQTSIQDGSVIHCTASESTVIGDRCVVGHNVHIEGARIHDDCLIGSGSIVLNGSEIGPRSLVGAGALVPIRKVVPPQARALGVPCVIKEDAIDGLPDEHGAANYVANGRRYLAELRKLS; this comes from the coding sequence ATGCCGATATACGCACTTGGCAAGCTCGAGCCAAACATTGATCCAACCGCATTCGTCCACCCCGATGCTGTCGTGATTGGAAATGTCACGATCGGACCAGAATCGAGCGTGTGGCCTGGAGCCGTGCTGCGAGCGGACTACGGATCCATCACGATCGGGGCGCAAACTTCGATCCAAGATGGTTCTGTCATTCACTGCACGGCCAGTGAATCCACGGTGATCGGTGACCGATGCGTCGTTGGGCACAACGTGCACATCGAAGGTGCGCGCATTCATGATGACTGCCTGATTGGCTCTGGCTCGATCGTCCTGAATGGCTCCGAGATCGGACCTCGATCTCTGGTGGGAGCCGGAGCTCTGGTGCCGATACGCAAGGTCGTGCCACCACAGGCGCGAGCCCTTGGTGTTCCATGCGTCATCAAGGAGGACGCCATTGATGGGCTCCCTGATGAGCATGGCGCAGCCAACTACGTGGCCAATGGCCGGCGGTATCTCGCCGAGCTGCGCAAGCTGAGCTAA
- a CDS encoding DUF4235 domain-containing protein: protein MSEPENDELEVQPNPVMHLIAPITAIGATLLMRKALNSAYAHRTGREAPDPRDPAVSFVRALGWAIVTAATAAAVETAVYRLMNRGVSSN, encoded by the coding sequence ATGAGTGAGCCGGAAAATGATGAGTTGGAAGTCCAACCCAATCCAGTCATGCACTTGATTGCGCCGATCACCGCCATTGGAGCAACGCTCCTCATGCGCAAGGCCTTGAACTCCGCGTATGCGCACCGCACTGGCCGCGAAGCACCCGACCCTCGTGATCCGGCGGTCTCGTTCGTACGAGCTCTGGGTTGGGCGATTGTGACGGCCGCTACTGCAGCCGCAGTTGAGACGGCGGTCTATCGGCTTATGAACCGAGGAGTGAGTTCAAACTAA
- a CDS encoding alkaline phosphatase family protein encodes MTYSALPDAPGEISLSQILPSAAAALRVRGYTDAIQLGEPQHVICCLIDGLGATQMREYASTAPVLASMSGPRAATTIPSTTPVALGSFGTGELPGTHGIVGASFWLPEFEHVLVPLHWASGIPALAVQPEPTMFELMADAGIHVTTVAPEVYRNSGLTRAVLRGGAYEAAEDAIQRVRGVLAATSTSLRSFTYVYWPQLDRIGHEFGVGSKDWLKALARVDQLVEALRSALPRNSAMVVTSDHGMVNCNTRVAVDVGSEFTDGVWLVAGEPRARHIYSEPGQASQVAARWKEALGDRAQVVEKEELLSSGVIGLAVDEIVERIGDVIAFARSDVALTATVDKKVSALAGQHGSMSSDEWEIPCLVTLV; translated from the coding sequence TTGACGTACAGCGCCTTGCCAGACGCGCCAGGCGAGATTTCCCTTTCTCAGATCCTGCCCTCGGCTGCTGCCGCACTTCGCGTGCGTGGCTATACCGATGCAATACAGCTCGGCGAGCCCCAGCACGTCATCTGTTGCCTTATCGATGGGCTGGGCGCCACTCAGATGCGTGAATATGCGTCGACTGCGCCAGTGCTCGCCAGCATGAGTGGGCCAAGAGCAGCAACGACAATCCCCTCGACAACGCCAGTCGCTCTCGGATCATTCGGCACCGGCGAGTTGCCCGGCACACACGGCATTGTGGGGGCCTCGTTCTGGCTTCCTGAATTCGAACACGTGCTCGTTCCCCTGCACTGGGCGTCAGGCATCCCGGCCTTGGCGGTTCAACCTGAACCCACGATGTTCGAACTGATGGCCGATGCAGGCATCCACGTCACCACAGTTGCGCCCGAGGTCTATCGCAACAGCGGGCTCACGCGTGCGGTCTTGCGCGGGGGTGCTTACGAAGCAGCAGAGGATGCCATTCAGCGTGTTCGAGGTGTGCTCGCGGCTACCTCAACAAGTCTGCGTTCATTCACCTATGTGTACTGGCCGCAACTGGATCGCATCGGGCATGAGTTCGGCGTCGGCAGCAAGGACTGGCTCAAGGCTCTGGCACGTGTTGATCAACTGGTCGAAGCGCTACGCAGCGCTCTGCCTAGAAATTCCGCGATGGTCGTCACCTCAGACCACGGGATGGTGAACTGCAACACGCGGGTGGCTGTCGACGTGGGCAGCGAATTCACCGATGGAGTGTGGTTGGTCGCCGGCGAACCGCGAGCGCGACACATCTATTCCGAGCCCGGTCAGGCATCGCAGGTGGCTGCGCGTTGGAAAGAAGCTCTCGGTGATCGTGCTCAAGTGGTGGAAAAGGAAGAGTTGCTCTCCAGTGGCGTAATTGGGCTGGCTGTCGACGAGATCGTTGAACGCATTGGCGATGTGATTGCTTTTGCCCGTTCAGATGTCGCGTTGACCGCCACCGTTGACAAGAAGGTCTCGGCGCTGGCTGGTCAGCATGGCTCAATGAGCAGTGATGAGTGGGAGATCCCATGTCTGGTGACTCTGGTCTGA
- a CDS encoding DUF4193 domain-containing protein, translating into MATDYDAPRKTDEELAEESLEDLKARRAEKSSGAIDVDEAEAAENLELPGADLSDESLTIRVLPRQADEFTCSKCFLVHHRSQLNHEGKNGPVCTECS; encoded by the coding sequence ATGGCTACTGACTACGACGCACCGCGCAAGACCGACGAGGAGTTGGCTGAGGAATCCCTGGAGGATCTGAAGGCTCGCCGCGCCGAGAAGTCTTCAGGCGCCATTGATGTCGATGAGGCCGAAGCCGCCGAGAATCTTGAACTGCCTGGCGCAGACCTTTCCGATGAGAGCCTGACAATTCGGGTACTTCCTCGCCAAGCAGACGAGTTCACCTGCTCAAAGTGCTTCTTGGTGCATCACCGCAGCCAGCTCAATCATGAAGGCAAGAACGGCCCGGTATGCACAGAGTGTTCTTAG
- a CDS encoding MFS transporter, whose amino-acid sequence MLASYREVLRTPGALRFSTAAFIARLPTAIVMLAIVLYVSASTGSYAQAGALAAAFQISSAVGGLVASRIMDRRGQRATLPALAMLNVSGLALFVLSQGNLLVQVIGVVIAGAAYPPIGSVVRSRWANALNGSPDQLRTGFAWESVLDELIFSVGPLITAVIAVQLGFAWPLVLAGALTVTGCLLLAHEYATQPPVHAQHHDLGNVLRQKAMWRMPIIGAAFGWVFGSYEVTTVAFTANQGRAGWSGFVLGLWAFGSGLGGLWFGQRVWRAPLQRQLVVCTFILGVALIPAIFVGSVPILAVTTFLAGAAISPGLISTYALVERLVPSLLLTEALTWTNSGMILGYAAGTALSGLFIDSLGTSISFVLPVLGAWIATLLALGPTPVTHAALSAP is encoded by the coding sequence ATGTTGGCTTCCTACCGCGAGGTGCTGCGGACGCCTGGAGCCTTGAGATTTTCTACTGCGGCATTCATTGCCCGCTTGCCGACAGCGATCGTCATGTTGGCGATCGTCCTATACGTCTCTGCAAGCACTGGCTCTTACGCGCAGGCCGGCGCACTCGCTGCTGCCTTCCAGATTTCCTCAGCCGTCGGCGGCCTTGTCGCCAGTCGCATCATGGATCGGCGTGGTCAGCGAGCCACTCTGCCCGCGCTGGCAATGCTGAATGTCTCTGGACTCGCGCTGTTCGTCTTGAGCCAAGGAAATCTCCTGGTGCAGGTGATCGGCGTCGTCATTGCAGGAGCCGCGTATCCACCAATAGGTTCCGTGGTGCGCTCACGATGGGCCAATGCGCTCAACGGATCACCTGACCAGTTGCGCACAGGCTTTGCCTGGGAAAGCGTTCTTGACGAGTTGATCTTCTCTGTTGGTCCACTGATCACAGCCGTGATAGCCGTTCAACTCGGGTTTGCCTGGCCTCTGGTCTTGGCGGGCGCGCTCACGGTGACCGGTTGCCTGTTGCTTGCGCATGAATACGCGACCCAGCCACCCGTGCACGCCCAGCATCACGATCTTGGCAACGTGCTGCGACAGAAGGCAATGTGGCGAATGCCCATCATCGGAGCAGCCTTCGGCTGGGTATTTGGCAGCTACGAAGTCACCACGGTGGCATTCACCGCCAATCAGGGGCGGGCGGGCTGGAGCGGGTTTGTGCTGGGCCTATGGGCATTTGGATCTGGCTTGGGCGGATTGTGGTTTGGCCAGCGGGTGTGGCGGGCTCCTTTGCAACGCCAACTCGTGGTCTGCACATTCATTCTTGGTGTCGCGCTCATCCCGGCAATCTTCGTGGGTTCTGTTCCGATTCTGGCGGTCACCACCTTCCTTGCAGGGGCGGCGATCTCACCTGGACTGATATCAACCTACGCACTTGTCGAGCGACTGGTTCCATCCCTATTGCTCACCGAAGCATTGACGTGGACCAACTCCGGAATGATTCTGGGATACGCGGCAGGCACTGCCCTGTCTGGCTTGTTCATTGATTCTCTCGGCACTTCCATCAGTTTTGTTCTGCCGGTACTCGGCGCTTGGATTGCAACCCTGCTGGCCTTGGGACCGACACCTGTAACGCACGCAGCACTGAGCGCACCTTGA
- the sepH gene encoding septation protein SepH, whose translation MEPLSPREIQARVRAGADPEVIAAETGWPIDKVMRYAGPPLAERSYVAGQALNTELRRTGKSVSLADTVAIAIAPDKYPAANIIWDSYRREDGKWIIIAALPKWKHGTMASWSYDHEGHNLHPLDDVARRLMGVAPEGELDFITETPIAVLVEEAEVEIVEDSRPRLVAVPALKTVEPEHQTMMLPIAEEEPAVAPARPAAKKATKAKGKRASIPTWDEILFGTSRNDDL comes from the coding sequence CTGGAACCGCTGAGCCCCAGAGAGATCCAGGCTCGTGTGCGTGCGGGTGCGGATCCAGAGGTTATTGCGGCTGAAACCGGTTGGCCCATTGACAAGGTCATGCGCTACGCCGGCCCACCGTTAGCCGAACGCAGTTACGTTGCCGGTCAAGCGCTCAACACCGAACTTCGTCGCACCGGGAAGTCCGTCTCACTCGCCGACACCGTGGCTATAGCTATCGCACCGGACAAATACCCCGCTGCCAACATCATCTGGGACTCCTACCGACGCGAAGACGGCAAGTGGATCATCATCGCCGCACTGCCCAAGTGGAAGCACGGAACCATGGCCTCTTGGAGCTATGACCACGAAGGACACAACCTGCATCCACTCGATGATGTCGCGCGTCGGCTTATGGGTGTTGCACCAGAAGGCGAGCTCGACTTCATCACCGAAACGCCAATCGCGGTGCTGGTCGAAGAAGCCGAAGTGGAAATCGTCGAGGATTCACGTCCGCGACTCGTGGCTGTACCCGCGCTCAAAACTGTAGAGCCAGAACATCAGACCATGATGCTGCCCATTGCTGAAGAAGAGCCAGCGGTAGCTCCGGCTCGCCCTGCCGCAAAGAAGGCCACCAAGGCCAAGGGCAAGCGCGCCAGCATTCCGACTTGGGACGAAATCCTGTTCGGCACCAGCCGCAACGACGACCTCTAG
- a CDS encoding GNAT family N-acetyltransferase, with amino-acid sequence MADYPIEWEADVVLSNGRPVNLRPITPDDTDRMQAFHKSLSPETIYFRYFTSKPFLSERELEHLTHVDYVDRVAFVAIVNDEIVGVGRYERLNESDAEIAFTIRDEYQGRGLGSVFLEHLAAAARDRGVSRFVAEVLPENRRMINTFKEAGYTIAQRYEDHVLAISFAVASTEESRAVSLAREHRAEARSVNLLMTPTSVAVIGASDRPGNVGRELVENLMHGGFKGRIIPIHPQAVSVLGIPCLSSLRDAGHVDMAIVAVPARQVAAAVADAALAGISGLIVIGRGFGDAGAEGMRLQADLLAFCRTQGIRLVGPNALGLINTDPDAEMNASLAPSMPRQGSIGFFSQSGALGGSILSRLEQRGLGVSSFVSAGNRADVSGNDLLQYWESDERTRTILLYLESFGNPRKFARLVRRIAATKPVLMVQVGGAGLNLPSGHRAERTRLSEHAMDDVLQASGPIVLGSIDEMLNLAGVLDSQPLPAGTGIAVVGNSEALMVLAGNAAYRIGCDLAAGPITLPTVQDSEGYRPAVRRVLEEDRVDALLLIHTPGTSGSRDREIREMMLEEGHAVAKPVLAVMQDSNVSFCIADGVPTFLDVEDAVSALGSLQRFEHWRETLSDDPEPPEVVDVERIEQIISDALGRGDQHLSEREARELLTAAGLPLQAIPTAGLVGRGCTLTLVMDPQFGPVCGIGVADPIAAVLDDIVYRLAPMHPNHAADAVASMRAFPLVGGEQLAASYSEYLYQLSWLPEWAPEISLVSLADLRFVGDQRSASVSITLDPNPQVFDPRVRRMAG; translated from the coding sequence ATGGCGGATTACCCGATTGAGTGGGAAGCCGATGTCGTCTTGTCCAACGGCCGACCCGTCAATCTGCGGCCCATCACGCCAGATGACACCGACAGGATGCAGGCCTTCCACAAGAGTCTGTCTCCGGAGACCATCTACTTTCGGTATTTCACTTCCAAGCCATTTCTGAGCGAGCGAGAACTCGAGCACCTCACCCATGTGGACTACGTCGATCGGGTGGCCTTCGTTGCCATCGTGAATGACGAGATTGTTGGTGTTGGACGTTATGAGCGACTCAACGAGAGCGACGCGGAGATCGCCTTCACCATTCGCGATGAATACCAAGGACGAGGCCTGGGCTCGGTTTTCCTTGAACATCTGGCCGCGGCTGCGCGCGACCGAGGAGTCTCCCGCTTCGTAGCTGAAGTCCTGCCGGAGAACAGAAGGATGATCAACACCTTCAAGGAGGCTGGCTACACGATCGCGCAGCGCTATGAGGATCACGTCTTGGCCATCAGTTTTGCCGTCGCATCGACAGAGGAAAGTCGCGCCGTCTCCCTTGCGCGCGAGCACCGCGCCGAGGCTCGCAGCGTCAACCTGCTCATGACCCCTACATCGGTGGCGGTCATTGGAGCTTCAGATCGACCGGGCAATGTGGGTCGGGAGCTCGTCGAGAACCTGATGCACGGAGGCTTCAAAGGACGCATCATTCCGATTCATCCGCAGGCTGTTTCAGTGCTCGGAATCCCTTGCCTGTCAAGCCTTCGCGATGCAGGCCACGTGGACATGGCAATCGTCGCCGTGCCGGCCAGGCAGGTCGCCGCGGCAGTGGCCGATGCCGCCCTGGCCGGGATCTCGGGCTTGATCGTCATTGGTCGAGGCTTCGGCGATGCCGGCGCTGAGGGCATGCGATTGCAGGCCGATCTCTTAGCCTTCTGCCGGACGCAGGGGATCCGCTTGGTAGGGCCGAACGCGCTTGGACTCATCAACACTGATCCGGATGCCGAAATGAATGCCTCACTTGCCCCATCGATGCCTCGCCAGGGATCCATCGGCTTCTTCAGCCAGTCAGGCGCCTTGGGCGGCTCGATCCTGAGTCGTCTTGAACAGCGCGGGCTCGGTGTGAGTTCCTTTGTTTCGGCAGGCAATCGAGCAGACGTATCCGGCAACGATCTCTTGCAGTACTGGGAGTCCGACGAGCGAACCCGAACAATTCTGCTGTATCTGGAGAGCTTTGGTAATCCTCGGAAGTTCGCACGATTGGTACGGCGCATCGCAGCGACGAAGCCAGTGCTCATGGTGCAGGTCGGTGGAGCCGGACTGAATTTGCCTTCGGGTCACCGCGCAGAGCGAACCAGACTCAGCGAACATGCGATGGACGACGTCCTGCAAGCGTCAGGTCCCATCGTTCTGGGTTCCATCGACGAGATGCTGAATCTGGCGGGGGTGCTTGATAGCCAACCCCTGCCTGCTGGCACCGGTATTGCAGTTGTCGGCAATAGCGAGGCGCTCATGGTGCTTGCCGGCAACGCCGCATACCGCATTGGCTGCGATCTGGCTGCTGGTCCAATCACCCTGCCAACGGTGCAGGATTCCGAGGGCTACCGGCCGGCCGTGCGTCGGGTGCTTGAAGAGGATCGTGTCGATGCCCTGCTCCTGATCCACACACCCGGTACGAGTGGCAGTCGAGATCGCGAGATTCGAGAAATGATGCTCGAGGAAGGACACGCAGTGGCCAAACCGGTTCTCGCGGTGATGCAGGACTCCAACGTGAGTTTCTGCATTGCTGATGGCGTTCCGACTTTTCTCGATGTTGAGGATGCCGTCAGCGCTCTTGGCTCTTTGCAGAGATTTGAGCATTGGCGCGAAACTTTGTCCGATGATCCTGAGCCACCTGAGGTAGTGGACGTGGAGCGGATCGAGCAGATCATCAGCGACGCCCTTGGTCGCGGTGATCAACATCTGTCTGAACGGGAAGCCCGAGAGCTACTCACGGCAGCAGGCCTGCCTTTGCAGGCAATTCCGACGGCCGGCTTGGTCGGACGTGGTTGCACCCTGACTTTGGTCATGGACCCGCAATTTGGTCCAGTCTGCGGGATTGGCGTCGCGGATCCGATTGCGGCAGTCCTGGACGACATCGTGTATCGGCTGGCGCCGATGCACCCAAATCATGCGGCCGATGCGGTTGCCTCAATGCGGGCATTTCCGCTTGTGGGTGGCGAGCAATTGGCAGCTTCCTATTCCGAATATCTGTACCAACTCAGCTGGTTGCCCGAATGGGCTCCCGAAATCTCACTCGTGAGTTTGGCTGATCTCAGGTTTGTCGGCGATCAACGCTCGGCATCGGTCTCAATTACCCTTGATCCGAATCCGCAGGTCTTCGACCCACGCGTGCGCCGCATGGCAGGATGA
- a CDS encoding inositol monophosphatase family protein: protein MGEATMIGLMEQLSDLLTRHALLPLAWDSAIEAARYLRDERPSDLAVESKSSAVDAVTEMDRGAEQILVTRLLGARPNDGFLGEEGGQRLGSSGVRWVVDPLDGTVNYLYRIPMWSVSVAAEVQEKSVVGIVVAPDFDEAFVGIAGGGAWLVRQALTDPTSVDRLQVGQCAGLEMAMVATGFGYSAQRRREQAAVVLAIAGQVRDFRRMGGAAIDFCWLARGRFDGYYERGLSRWDVAAGALIAQEAGAHVSGLWGDSVYEETMVAAVPSIAESLRSALRKAQG from the coding sequence ATGGGCGAAGCGACCATGATTGGGCTCATGGAACAACTCTCCGATTTGCTCACCCGGCATGCATTGCTGCCCTTGGCCTGGGACAGCGCCATTGAGGCAGCGCGGTATTTGCGCGATGAGCGGCCAAGCGATCTGGCGGTGGAGTCCAAGTCCAGCGCGGTGGATGCGGTGACAGAAATGGACCGAGGAGCAGAGCAGATCCTGGTGACTCGTCTTTTGGGGGCTCGACCAAATGATGGCTTTCTTGGCGAAGAGGGAGGCCAAAGGCTCGGAAGCTCAGGGGTTCGCTGGGTCGTGGATCCTCTGGATGGCACCGTCAACTATCTCTATCGAATTCCGATGTGGTCAGTGTCGGTTGCCGCCGAAGTTCAGGAGAAGTCAGTAGTAGGGATTGTGGTGGCGCCGGATTTCGACGAGGCATTCGTCGGCATAGCGGGCGGGGGAGCCTGGCTCGTTCGGCAGGCACTGACTGATCCGACTTCGGTCGACCGCCTGCAGGTGGGGCAATGCGCCGGCTTGGAAATGGCAATGGTGGCCACCGGCTTTGGATATTCGGCGCAACGCCGTCGGGAGCAGGCAGCCGTGGTGCTGGCAATCGCTGGTCAAGTGCGGGATTTTCGAAGGATGGGCGGAGCGGCGATCGACTTCTGCTGGCTGGCACGAGGCCGTTTCGATGGCTACTACGAGCGCGGCTTATCTCGGTGGGATGTTGCGGCTGGTGCGTTGATCGCTCAAGAGGCAGGGGCGCACGTCAGCGGCTTGTGGGGTGACAGCGTGTATGAGGAAACCATGGTTGCCGCGGTTCCATCGATCGCCGAGTCCTTGCGTTCTGCACTCCGCAAGGCTCAAGGCTAG
- a CDS encoding DUF5998 family protein, with protein sequence MSNLDQRLRTDIQRSGYYPDLVADALDTALAGESLQAYLVHHEATFDHDELRRHVTVLALTPTRLIVGHTDEHPADEHHPVSFATASTEAVRLERVDSVVVTRVVSEPATHLAGGSAAEVVITIGWGAVSRIELEPASCGDPQCEADHGYTGTSSNDDLSVRVSQVADGADVVEQALAFASALSQATAARLR encoded by the coding sequence GTGTCCAATCTTGATCAACGCCTGCGCACCGATATTCAGCGAAGTGGGTACTACCCAGACTTGGTAGCAGACGCTCTTGATACTGCCCTCGCTGGTGAATCCCTGCAGGCCTATCTGGTCCACCACGAAGCAACGTTTGATCATGATGAGTTACGTCGCCATGTCACTGTTCTTGCGCTCACCCCAACCCGATTGATCGTTGGCCATACGGACGAGCACCCAGCTGATGAGCATCATCCGGTGTCCTTTGCCACGGCATCAACCGAGGCAGTTCGTTTGGAGCGTGTTGATTCTGTCGTTGTGACTCGAGTGGTGAGCGAGCCAGCTACGCACTTGGCGGGTGGCAGCGCTGCAGAAGTAGTCATCACGATCGGCTGGGGTGCGGTGTCACGCATTGAACTCGAACCGGCGAGTTGTGGGGATCCACAGTGCGAAGCCGATCACGGCTACACGGGCACCTCCAGCAATGATGATCTGTCGGTCCGTGTGTCGCAGGTCGCCGATGGCGCCGACGTAGTTGAGCAGGCTCTCGCATTTGCATCAGCGCTGTCTCAGGCAACGGCTGCGCGACTTCGTTGA